The Siansivirga zeaxanthinifaciens CC-SAMT-1 region AACCGAAGCTAACCAAAAAATTTCTAACAATATAGCAAACGAAACCATTAGCTATTACCTAACGGAAACATCTGCAAAATTGGGTGATGAAACCAGCCCAGAATTCATTACAAACCCTACAACATTTACAAACAGAACCATAAATTCGGATGTTGTTTGGGCTCGTGTTTTGGGGCAAAATGGCTGTGCCGGAGTTTCTGAAATTCAGTTGAATGTATCTACAACAACCATACCCTCTAATTTCCTGGCAACCTTCAATCAATGTGATGATTTTTTAGATATCAATGGAAATAACAATGCCAATAATAATGATAAAGATGGCATTGCAACATTCGATTTTAGTAGTGTTAATGCACAAATTTTAAGTTTTATTCCATCTGGACAAAACCCTTTACCACCTCGTTATTACAGAAATGAAACCGATGCTTTAGCAGAAATGAATGAAATTTTAGATATTTCAAATTATAGAAATATTGGTTATCCTAACACGCAGTACATTTATGTAAGAATAGATAGTAGCCTTTCAAACGATTGTTTAGGTTTGGGTGCCTATATTTTGCTAACTGTAGAACCTTTACCCGTATTAAACTCCATAAGTATTAGCAGACAATGCGACGATGATACAGATGGCTTGTACCCTTTTGATACTTCAACTATAGAAACCGATTTGCTAGGCAGTCAAAACCCGACAGATTTTAATATTACTTACTGGGATGCTTCGGGTAATGCTTTACCGAGTCCGCTTCCAAATCCATTTTTAACAGGAAGTCAAACAATAAAAATTATGGTATCTAACAACAGTACTTCTGCTCCTGATGGGCCCTGTTTTGTTGAAACTACATTAGATTTTATTGTTGATACACAACCTTTGGCCTTCCCTTTAAATCTATCTCCTGTTTGCGATGGTGACGCTGGCGACATAGACAATGATGGTTTATATCCTTTCAACACTTCAAATTTTAACAGTACAATTTTAGGTTCGCAAACAGGAATGGAAATTTATTACACCTTTACTAATGAGATGGGTAATACCGTTAAAAATCAAACATTGCCTAATCCACTAATTTCTGGCAATCAAACTATATTAGCAGAAGTTATTAATCCATTAAACACCAATTGCATAGCTTCAACAACTATCGACTTAATTGTAAATAAAATTCCAGATTTCTATATAGAAACACCTCAAATTGTATGTTCTTCAGACCCAACATTTACTATTATTTTAGACCCTATTGAAGACAATAATTCTGAAATTTATACCTACGAATGGAAATACCAAGATGGTACAATCTTATCAAATGCTTCAACATTAACCGTTTCAACACCCGGCACCTACTTCATAACGTTAACTAAAACAGATGGTTCTAACTGTTCTAAAACCAAAGAAATATTTGTAAATGCTTCAGAATTAGCGACCATCACTTTAAATGACCTAACCATTAAAGACGCATCAGAGAACAATACCATAACCATAAACGAAAGTAATCTTGGTTTGGGTGATTACGAATATTCGCTAGATGATGAATTTGGAAGTTACCAAGACGAACCCTTTTTTGATTTTGTAAAAGCTGGTTTTCATGTTTTGTATGTGCGCGATAAAAAAGGATGCGGAACCAGTAAAATTAAAATATCGGTTATTGGATATCCTAAATATTTCACTCCAAATGGAGATGGTTATAACGATTATTGGCAAGTTTTAGGTGTAAACTCTCAATTTCAACCCAATAGTAAAATTTATATTTTCGACAGATACGGAAAACTTTTAAAGCAATTAAGTACCAATTCTCAGGGATGGGATGGCATGTTTAGAGGCAGTTTACTACCAACAGACGATTATTGGTTTAAAGTAATTTTAGAAGACGGCAGGGAATTTACAGGACACTTTACCCTAAAACGCTAACACATTTTTTTTAAGTAATTTTACTTATTAAATTGCACATACTAAAAGTAAGTTGATGGCTTTTAGTTGAAAAAGAAAGAATATATGAAATTCAAAATCGTATCTGAATTTAGTCCAACAGGCGACCAGCCCGAAGCCATAAAACAATTAACCCAGGGCTTAAATTCTGATGAAAAATACCAAACACTATTGGGTGTAACAGGTTCTGGAAAAACCTTTACAGTTGCTAATGTTATAGAACAAGTTCAAAAACCAACTTTGGTTTTAGCACATAATAAAACCTTGGCAGCCCAGTTATATTCAGAATTCAAACAATTTTTCCCCGATAATGCCGTAGAATATTTCGTTTCGTATTACGATTATTATCAACCTGAAGCCTACATTCCTGTTTCGGGTGTTTACATTGAAAAAGATTTATCCATAAACGAAGAAATTGAAAAAATGCGTTTAAGCGCCACCTCTTCGCTACTTTCTGGAAGACGCGATGTATTAGTGGTAGCCTCTGTTTCCTGTTTATACGGTATTGGAAATCCTGTTGAATTTCAAAAAAATGTTATTTCACTAGAGCGCGATCAAGAAATATCACGAACCAAATTACTACATCAATTGGTTCAAAGTTTGTATTCCAGAACCGAGGCCGACTTTAAACATGGTAATTTCAGAATTAAAGGTGATACTTTAGATATTTTTCCAAGTTATGCCGACGATGCCTTTAGAATTCATTTTTTTGGAGACGAAATTGAAGATATTGAAGCTTTCAATATTGAAACCAATGAGGTGATAGAAAAATACGAACGTCTTACCATTTACCCTGCGAATATGTTTGTAACCTCGCCCGATGTTTTGCAAAATGCCATTAAGGAAATTCAAGACGATTTGGTAAAACAACACGATTACTTTGTAGAAATTGGCAAGCATTTAGAAGCCAAACGCCTAAAAGAACGTACCGAATTCGATTTAGAAATGATTCGGGAATTAGGTTACTGCTCGGGTATCGAAAATTATTCGCGCTACTTAGATGGCAGACAACCAGGAACACGTCCCTTTTGTTTATTAGATTATTTTCCAGACGATTATTTAATGGTAGTCGATGAAAGCCATGTTACGATTTCTCAAGTACATGCCATGTATGGTGGTGACCGCAGCCGTAAAGAAAACTTAGTTGAATATGGTTTTAGGTTACCCGCGGCGATGGATAATCGTCCGTTAAAATTTGAAGAATTTGAAGCCATCCAAAATCAAGTAATTTATGTTAGTGCCACTCCAGCCGACTATGAATTAAAGAAAACCGATGGTGTTTATGTTGAGCAAATTATTCGTCCGACTGGCTTGTTAGACCCCATCATTGAGGTTAGACCTAGTTTAAATCAAATAGACGATTTAATTGAAGAAATTCAACTGCGTGTAGAAAAAGACGAACGTACGCTGGTAACAACCCTAACTAAACGTATGGCCGAAGAGCTTACTAAGTATTTAGACAGAATTCAAATTCGTTGCCGTTACATACACAGTGATGT contains the following coding sequences:
- the uvrB gene encoding excinuclease ABC subunit UvrB, whose amino-acid sequence is MKFKIVSEFSPTGDQPEAIKQLTQGLNSDEKYQTLLGVTGSGKTFTVANVIEQVQKPTLVLAHNKTLAAQLYSEFKQFFPDNAVEYFVSYYDYYQPEAYIPVSGVYIEKDLSINEEIEKMRLSATSSLLSGRRDVLVVASVSCLYGIGNPVEFQKNVISLERDQEISRTKLLHQLVQSLYSRTEADFKHGNFRIKGDTLDIFPSYADDAFRIHFFGDEIEDIEAFNIETNEVIEKYERLTIYPANMFVTSPDVLQNAIKEIQDDLVKQHDYFVEIGKHLEAKRLKERTEFDLEMIRELGYCSGIENYSRYLDGRQPGTRPFCLLDYFPDDYLMVVDESHVTISQVHAMYGGDRSRKENLVEYGFRLPAAMDNRPLKFEEFEAIQNQVIYVSATPADYELKKTDGVYVEQIIRPTGLLDPIIEVRPSLNQIDDLIEEIQLRVEKDERTLVTTLTKRMAEELTKYLDRIQIRCRYIHSDVDTLERVEIMQDLRKGLFDVLVGVNLLREGLDLPEVSLVAILDADKEGFLRSARSLTQTVGRAARNLNGKAIMYADKITNSMQQTIDDTNYRREKQINYNTKHNLKPKALNKSLDNALTKNSVSSYSYELEARRAAEPESAYLSKPELENKIKDKRKLMEEAAKALDFIVAAKLRDEIKGYQEKLEKLKV